One stretch of Qipengyuania gelatinilytica DNA includes these proteins:
- a CDS encoding SIMPL domain-containing protein, protein MQKLILAAAAPLVLAACSDRADEARGVDHGETLLSVSASGQAESRPDRAQFNAGVETFSRSATAASEANAEKLAEIVAALREMGVAEDDIQTQNVSVQRITWGDRKGQYQASNVFQVTMDDPDAAGAAITAVTEAGANVLGGPSLTMSDPEAVANLAYADAYKAARTRAEAYAEAAGMEISRVLYIRDAGGQQGNTWLRGAEVMNEAMVQRTAPVAPPPPPIALGPRPESGSPGMMVGTTRSNVYIQVDFALREK, encoded by the coding sequence ATGCAAAAACTGATTCTTGCCGCAGCGGCCCCGCTTGTGCTCGCCGCCTGCAGCGACCGTGCCGACGAGGCGCGCGGCGTCGATCATGGCGAAACGCTGCTGTCCGTCAGCGCCAGCGGGCAGGCCGAAAGCCGCCCCGACCGTGCGCAATTCAATGCGGGCGTCGAAACTTTCTCGCGCAGCGCCACGGCTGCCAGCGAGGCCAATGCCGAAAAGCTGGCCGAGATCGTTGCAGCCCTGCGCGAAATGGGTGTGGCCGAAGACGACATCCAGACGCAGAATGTCTCCGTGCAGCGCATTACCTGGGGCGACCGCAAGGGCCAGTACCAGGCGAGCAATGTCTTCCAGGTAACGATGGACGATCCCGATGCGGCAGGCGCCGCAATCACAGCCGTCACCGAGGCCGGAGCCAATGTCCTTGGCGGGCCAAGCCTGACGATGAGCGATCCCGAAGCAGTGGCGAACCTTGCTTATGCAGACGCTTACAAGGCCGCGCGCACCCGTGCCGAGGCCTATGCCGAAGCTGCGGGCATGGAAATCAGCCGTGTGCTCTATATCCGCGATGCGGGCGGGCAGCAGGGCAACACCTGGCTGCGCGGTGCCGAGGTGATGAACGAGGCGATGGTCCAGCGGACCGCGCCCGTCGCGCCGCCCCCTCCGCCGATCGCCCTCGGCCCGCGTCCGGAGAGCGGATCGCCCGGTATGATGGTCGGCACCACCCGCTCCAACGTCTATATCCAGGTAGACTTCGCGCTTCGGGAGAAATAA
- a CDS encoding class I SAM-dependent methyltransferase — translation MRLFLSVAAAAMIATPLAADDHAPDLEEVLAADLRDEDRARDQYRHPAETLEFFGVEPTMTVAEFGPGGGWYTRVLAPYISQAGTYIAFNPDSDGGNYRDRAQEARAKGWTESFLEAAADQASINSDNVKAFEIDEMPDDVAGTVDRVLIFRSMHGLNIGNEADAVLKAARVMLKDDGMVGVVQHRAPEGASYDDYGANQRGYMRTQDVVAIFEANGFELVAESEINANPKDPANWEGGVWTLPPVLRYGDQDRDRYLAIGESDRMTLLFKKAD, via the coding sequence ATGCGCCTGTTCCTTTCTGTCGCGGCTGCCGCGATGATTGCTACCCCGCTTGCTGCCGACGATCATGCACCCGACCTCGAAGAGGTCCTCGCCGCCGACTTGCGCGATGAAGACCGTGCGCGCGACCAGTATCGCCACCCGGCGGAAACGCTCGAATTCTTCGGCGTCGAACCGACCATGACCGTTGCCGAGTTCGGCCCCGGTGGCGGATGGTACACGCGCGTCCTGGCGCCCTATATCTCGCAAGCTGGCACCTATATCGCCTTCAATCCCGACAGCGACGGCGGCAATTATCGCGACCGCGCACAGGAGGCGCGCGCCAAGGGCTGGACCGAAAGCTTCCTCGAAGCCGCAGCCGATCAGGCGAGCATCAATTCCGACAACGTAAAGGCATTCGAAATCGACGAGATGCCCGATGATGTCGCCGGCACGGTCGATCGCGTGCTGATCTTCCGCTCGATGCACGGCCTCAACATCGGCAATGAAGCGGACGCGGTCCTCAAGGCCGCGCGCGTCATGCTCAAGGACGATGGCATGGTTGGCGTTGTCCAGCACCGTGCGCCCGAAGGGGCCAGCTACGACGATTACGGCGCCAACCAGCGTGGCTATATGCGCACGCAGGACGTGGTGGCGATCTTCGAAGCCAACGGGTTCGAGCTGGTGGCCGAAAGCGAGATCAACGCCAATCCGAAGGACCCGGCGAATTGGGAGGGCGGCGTTTGGACCCTCCCTCCCGTCCTTCGCTACGGCGACCAGGACCGCGACCGCTATCTCGCCATCGGCGAAAGCGACCGCATGACGCTGCTTTTCAAGAAAGCCGACTGA
- the msrA gene encoding peptide-methionine (S)-S-oxide reductase MsrA: protein MAQEQVIVAGGCFWCTEAVMKDVIGVSEVESGYIGGDKPDPTYKEVCTGSTGHAEGVRVTFDSEQITLDQILDVFMGTHDPTQLNRQGNDVGTQYRSAIFPTDDQREAAEEAIARWNEEHPGQSAVTTIETGEWYPAEDYHQEYWEGEGQRNPYCQAVIPPKLMKLRKSFQKYLKADA, encoded by the coding sequence ATGGCTCAGGAACAGGTAATCGTCGCAGGCGGATGCTTCTGGTGCACCGAAGCGGTGATGAAGGACGTGATCGGCGTGAGCGAGGTCGAAAGCGGCTATATCGGGGGCGACAAGCCCGACCCGACCTACAAGGAAGTTTGCACCGGCAGCACCGGTCATGCCGAGGGTGTGCGCGTCACCTTCGACAGCGAACAGATCACGCTCGACCAGATCCTCGACGTCTTCATGGGCACGCATGACCCGACCCAGCTCAACCGTCAGGGCAATGATGTCGGCACCCAATATCGCAGCGCAATCTTCCCGACCGATGACCAGCGCGAGGCCGCCGAAGAAGCCATCGCCCGCTGGAACGAAGAGCACCCAGGCCAGAGCGCGGTGACTACCATCGAGACCGGCGAATGGTATCCGGCCGAAGACTACCACCAGGAATATTGGGAAGGCGAAGGCCAGCGTAACCCCTATTGCCAGGCCGTGATCCCGCCCAAGCTCATGAAGCTGCGCAAGAGCTTCCAGAAATATCTAAAAGCAGACGCCTGA
- a CDS encoding NAD(P)/FAD-dependent oxidoreductase, with amino-acid sequence MKIAIIGAGMAGLSCAKRLREGGHEVTLHDKGRGPGGRMSTRRMEVDGETVRFDHGAQYFTARDTGFKEQVSAWHAAGIVAPWKAGGDDAWVGTPGMNAPIRAMAEELGVRFSHRVESIAKHDGAWRLEGEGIEPASYDAAIIAVPAEQAAPLLAPHRADWSDLAAGTVSDPCWTLMLAFDQRVAHQADAVRDAGPIGWAARDSAKPERETGERWVVQADPRWSAEHLEDSTEEVSTLLLREFASAIGQDLPVITASSAHRWRFAKSGRAGAGKLWDEDLRLGACGDWLIAPRVEAAFMSGRALAEAILSRDCQT; translated from the coding sequence ATGAAGATTGCGATCATTGGCGCCGGCATGGCCGGCCTAAGCTGCGCCAAGCGGTTGCGCGAAGGCGGGCATGAGGTCACGCTACACGACAAGGGCCGCGGCCCCGGTGGGCGCATGTCGACGCGGCGGATGGAGGTGGACGGCGAGACCGTGCGCTTCGATCATGGCGCGCAATATTTCACTGCCCGCGATACCGGCTTCAAGGAGCAGGTAAGCGCATGGCATGCAGCCGGCATCGTGGCCCCGTGGAAGGCCGGTGGCGACGATGCATGGGTCGGCACGCCCGGCATGAACGCGCCGATCCGCGCCATGGCCGAAGAGCTCGGCGTGCGATTCTCACATCGCGTCGAGAGTATCGCGAAGCATGATGGTGCATGGCGGCTCGAAGGCGAGGGTATCGAGCCCGCGTCATACGATGCGGCCATCATCGCCGTTCCAGCCGAACAGGCCGCTCCCCTGCTCGCCCCGCATCGCGCAGATTGGAGCGATCTGGCGGCAGGGACTGTCTCCGACCCCTGCTGGACCCTGATGCTCGCCTTCGATCAGCGCGTCGCCCACCAAGCTGACGCTGTTCGCGACGCCGGGCCGATCGGCTGGGCAGCAAGGGACAGTGCGAAACCTGAGCGCGAGACTGGCGAACGCTGGGTGGTCCAGGCCGACCCGCGCTGGTCAGCCGAGCATCTTGAAGACAGTACCGAGGAGGTCTCGACACTCCTGCTGCGGGAATTCGCATCGGCGATCGGTCAGGACCTTCCCGTTATCACGGCCAGCAGCGCGCATCGCTGGCGCTTCGCCAAGTCTGGGCGCGCCGGCGCAGGGAAGCTGTGGGACGAGGACTTGCGTCTCGGAGCATGCGGCGACTGGCTGATCGCGCCGCGGGTCGAGGCGGCCTTCATGTCGGGCCGAGCGCTTGCAGAAGCGATCCTCTCCCGAGACTGTCAGACATAA
- a CDS encoding OmpA family protein has translation MTAITKTAGIPLLLGALALPMTLSAQETAAENTNIDVYGQAMTEGPEVEGIITARTGDTMTVTLENGTRTDIIIDDGTEIKATGGFLGLSSKKLTSRQLLNGLPVEVETLQFSGGLVASQIKLKASDLETAAMIRGATAQQFAEHRTDIDANAAAAEALRGRMANIDQYNVRGVTNVYFDSGKWNISADGQREICDIASQAEAMDNALLLVVGYTDSDGDEDYNQVLSERRAGRVVNYLQQKCGWQPWRMLTPTGMSESDPAADNSTPEGKAQNRRVSINILVSKATEEAEG, from the coding sequence GTGACTGCAATTACGAAGACCGCAGGGATCCCCCTCCTGCTTGGCGCGCTCGCGCTTCCGATGACGCTTTCGGCGCAGGAAACTGCTGCTGAGAACACCAACATCGACGTCTACGGCCAGGCCATGACCGAAGGCCCGGAAGTCGAAGGCATCATCACCGCACGCACCGGCGACACCATGACCGTTACGCTCGAGAACGGCACCCGTACCGATATCATCATCGACGACGGTACCGAGATCAAGGCGACCGGCGGCTTCCTCGGCCTGAGCAGCAAGAAGCTGACCTCGCGCCAGCTGCTGAACGGCCTGCCGGTCGAAGTCGAAACGCTCCAGTTCTCGGGTGGCCTCGTTGCCAGCCAGATCAAGCTCAAGGCAAGCGACCTCGAAACCGCAGCCATGATCCGCGGCGCGACCGCTCAGCAGTTCGCAGAGCACCGCACCGACATCGACGCCAACGCTGCTGCTGCAGAAGCACTGCGTGGCCGCATGGCGAACATCGACCAGTACAACGTCCGCGGCGTGACCAACGTTTACTTCGACAGCGGCAAGTGGAACATCTCGGCTGACGGTCAGCGCGAAATCTGTGACATCGCTTCGCAGGCCGAAGCCATGGACAACGCTCTCCTGCTCGTGGTCGGCTACACCGATTCCGATGGTGACGAAGACTACAACCAGGTCCTGTCCGAGCGCCGCGCAGGCCGCGTCGTGAACTACCTGCAGCAGAAGTGCGGCTGGCAGCCCTGGCGCATGCTGACCCCGACCGGTATGTCGGAATCGGATCCGGCAGCTGACAACAGCACGCCCGAAGGCAAGGCACAGAACCGCCGCGTCTCGATCAACATCCTCGTCAGCAAGGCGACCGAGGAAGCTGAAGGCTAA
- a CDS encoding RsmB/NOP family class I SAM-dependent RNA methyltransferase, with protein sequence MAQPPGIHARRAALRLLDAVLRRGETLDIAFGPATKDVRKFEDKALSRAIASEVLRWLVDLDGLIDSATKKPLPDDSKARTVLRMMLAQWLRLDTPPHAVIATCLPLLAGGPRRLAHGVFSTLSKREVSLPAAPTLSADVAERWGERSGAIAGGLAEPPPLDLTLKNPEETEVWKAKLAADSLMPGHLRLARGENIEKLAGFEEGAWWVQDLAASLPARLLGAGEGRHVLDLCAAPGGKTLQLAAQGWKVTALDISKRRLDLLKVNLKRTGLKASTVRADALEWEPKHTFDAILLDAPCTATGTARRHPDVLHRIGERQIEGMAELQAALLEKAAGWLKPGGQMVYATCSLEREEGEDRAAQTSLPTAPIAADELPEGIQPDDSGWVRTDPGMLPENGGIDGFFIARMVCPD encoded by the coding sequence ATGGCACAGCCTCCCGGAATCCACGCGCGCCGCGCCGCGCTCCGCCTGCTCGATGCGGTCCTGCGCCGCGGCGAGACGCTCGACATCGCCTTCGGCCCTGCAACCAAGGACGTTCGCAAGTTCGAGGACAAGGCGCTTTCCCGCGCGATCGCCAGTGAAGTGCTGCGCTGGCTGGTCGATCTCGATGGCCTGATAGACAGCGCGACGAAGAAACCGCTTCCGGACGATTCCAAGGCCCGCACGGTGCTGCGCATGATGCTGGCCCAATGGCTCCGGCTCGATACGCCGCCGCATGCGGTCATTGCGACTTGTCTCCCGCTATTGGCTGGTGGCCCGCGCAGGCTGGCGCATGGGGTCTTCTCGACCCTGTCGAAGCGCGAGGTCTCGCTTCCGGCCGCGCCGACGCTGTCTGCCGATGTGGCAGAACGCTGGGGTGAGCGGTCCGGGGCGATTGCAGGCGGCCTTGCCGAACCGCCGCCGCTCGACCTGACGCTGAAAAACCCGGAAGAGACCGAGGTCTGGAAGGCGAAGCTTGCCGCCGACAGCCTGATGCCCGGCCACCTGCGCCTCGCGCGCGGAGAGAACATCGAGAAGCTCGCCGGTTTCGAAGAGGGGGCCTGGTGGGTGCAGGATCTTGCCGCCTCGCTGCCCGCGCGCCTGCTCGGGGCTGGCGAGGGGCGGCACGTGCTCGACCTGTGCGCGGCACCGGGGGGAAAGACGCTGCAACTGGCGGCGCAAGGCTGGAAGGTGACCGCGCTCGATATTTCGAAGCGGCGGCTCGACCTGCTCAAGGTCAATCTCAAGCGCACTGGACTGAAGGCGAGCACGGTGCGCGCCGATGCGCTGGAGTGGGAGCCGAAACACACGTTCGACGCCATCCTCCTCGACGCACCCTGCACTGCGACGGGTACCGCGCGGCGCCACCCCGATGTGCTCCACCGGATCGGCGAGCGGCAGATCGAGGGGATGGCCGAGCTTCAGGCGGCCCTGCTCGAGAAGGCAGCTGGCTGGCTCAAGCCGGGTGGTCAGATGGTCTATGCCACCTGCTCGCTCGAACGCGAGGAAGGCGAGGATCGCGCCGCGCAAACTTCGCTGCCGACCGCCCCGATTGCCGCCGACGAATTGCCCGAAGGCATTCAGCCGGACGATTCCGGCTGGGTCAGGACCGACCCCGGGATGCTGCCTGAAAACGGGGGAATCGATGGATTCTTCATCGCGAGGATGGTCTGTCCCGACTAA
- a CDS encoding DUF1674 domain-containing protein: MTERATKRPEKFQKPAHWTSEPPPEPKKSDDDEELSPTRYGDWVKDGIAIDF, translated from the coding sequence ATGACCGAACGCGCAACCAAGCGGCCCGAGAAATTCCAGAAGCCGGCACACTGGACCAGCGAACCGCCGCCCGAGCCGAAAAAGAGCGACGACGACGAGGAGTTGAGCCCGACACGCTACGGCGACTGGGTCAAGGACGGCATCGCGATCGACTTCTGA
- a CDS encoding cytochrome P450, translating to MATLAAHDPIPTHWTEGVPSEDELAHIPGEGGWPLVGNTFKMLKDPHAFTRHMVETYGRVYKSKAFGGWNVALIGADANELVLFDKGKNFSSEQGWGPVLDQLFPRGLMLLDFDHHRADRRALSIAFKPGPMRHYSGSLNRGIAKKVEDWGEGRMEFYPAIKTLTLDLAADSFIGIEWGPEADKINTAFIDMVQASVAPVRKPLPFTQMKRGVDGRAFLVDFFTRETRRRRAEGGGQDMFSQFATAEYDDGSLMPVDEVVDHMNFLMMAAHDTITSSATSLIWLLAKHPEWQEKLRQEVESVTGGVGSDGKPRDLAYEDMGKLELTEMAFKEALRMVPPVPSMPRRALREFEFGGYRIPAGTHVGINQYFVHHDEEHWDKPFDFDPMRFTPDKVKARHKYAWVPFGGGAHMCLGLHFAYMQVKILMAQLLPRYEIRLEQEPDWQPWPIPKPKDGLKISLKAR from the coding sequence ATGGCCACCCTCGCCGCACACGATCCGATCCCGACCCACTGGACCGAAGGCGTCCCGAGCGAAGACGAGCTTGCTCACATCCCGGGGGAGGGCGGCTGGCCGCTGGTCGGCAACACGTTCAAGATGCTCAAGGACCCGCACGCGTTCACGCGGCACATGGTCGAAACCTATGGCCGGGTCTATAAAAGCAAGGCGTTCGGCGGGTGGAACGTCGCCCTGATCGGTGCCGATGCGAACGAGCTGGTACTGTTCGACAAGGGCAAGAATTTCTCCAGCGAGCAGGGCTGGGGCCCGGTGCTCGACCAGCTGTTCCCCCGCGGGCTGATGCTGCTCGACTTCGACCATCATCGTGCCGATCGCCGCGCCTTGTCGATCGCTTTCAAGCCCGGTCCGATGCGGCACTATTCCGGCAGCCTCAACCGCGGCATCGCGAAGAAGGTGGAGGATTGGGGCGAAGGGCGGATGGAATTCTATCCCGCGATCAAGACGCTTACGCTCGACCTTGCCGCCGACAGCTTCATCGGCATCGAATGGGGGCCGGAAGCAGACAAGATCAACACTGCCTTCATCGACATGGTCCAGGCCTCGGTCGCGCCGGTGCGCAAGCCACTGCCCTTCACCCAGATGAAGCGAGGCGTCGACGGGCGCGCATTCCTCGTCGATTTCTTCACCAGGGAAACGCGTCGTCGCCGCGCCGAAGGCGGCGGGCAGGACATGTTCAGCCAGTTCGCCACCGCCGAATATGACGATGGCTCGCTGATGCCGGTCGACGAGGTTGTCGACCACATGAACTTCCTGATGATGGCCGCGCATGACACCATCACCAGCTCGGCTACCTCGCTGATCTGGCTGCTCGCCAAGCATCCCGAGTGGCAGGAGAAGCTGCGGCAGGAAGTCGAAAGCGTCACCGGCGGTGTCGGCAGCGACGGCAAGCCCCGCGACCTGGCCTATGAAGACATGGGCAAGCTGGAACTGACCGAAATGGCCTTCAAGGAAGCGCTGCGGATGGTGCCGCCGGTTCCCTCCATGCCGCGCCGCGCGCTGCGCGAGTTCGAATTCGGCGGCTATCGCATTCCGGCCGGCACCCATGTCGGGATCAACCAGTACTTTGTCCATCACGACGAAGAACACTGGGACAAGCCGTTCGACTTCGATCCCATGCGCTTCACGCCCGACAAGGTGAAGGCGCGGCACAAATATGCATGGGTGCCCTTCGGCGGCGGCGCGCACATGTGCCTCGGCCTCCACTTTGCCTATATGCAGGTGAAGATCCTGATGGCGCAGCTTCTGCCGCGCTACGAAATCAGGCTCGAGCAGGAGCCCGACTGGCAGCCCTGGCCGATCCCCAAGCCGAAGGACGGTTTGAAGATCTCGCTCAAGGCGCGCTGA
- the hemH gene encoding ferrochelatase — MTWQEQALPADHPPVKSGRIGVLVVNLGTPEAPEKGPVKRYLAEFLSDRRVVEIPAIAWQPILRGIILNTRPKKSAHAYKQVWTEEGSPLAVITRRQAEAMQARLGDGVLVDWAMRYGAPSIPDQIQKLMDAGCDRILLAALYPQYSGATTATVVDKAADKLKEMRWQTSLRTLPPYHDDPAYIDALAQDLTRQLDALDFEPEVLLLSFHGMPQRTLELGDPYHCHCQKTARLLQEKMAGRVPRFRVTFQSRFGPAKWLEPATDTVISEEAAKGTKRLAIAAPGFSADCLETLEELAIQGREQFEEEGGEKFAALSCLNTSDAGLHMLETILKRELSGWINF; from the coding sequence ATGACCTGGCAGGAACAAGCACTCCCGGCAGACCATCCGCCGGTGAAGTCGGGCCGCATCGGCGTGCTCGTCGTCAATCTCGGCACGCCCGAAGCGCCCGAGAAAGGGCCGGTGAAACGCTACCTTGCCGAGTTCCTCTCGGACCGCCGCGTGGTCGAGATTCCCGCCATCGCGTGGCAGCCGATCCTGCGCGGCATCATCCTCAACACGCGACCCAAGAAAAGCGCGCATGCCTATAAGCAGGTCTGGACCGAGGAAGGTTCGCCGCTGGCCGTTATCACGCGCCGGCAGGCCGAAGCCATGCAGGCCCGGCTTGGCGATGGGGTGCTCGTCGACTGGGCCATGCGCTACGGCGCCCCCTCGATCCCCGACCAGATTCAAAAGCTGATGGATGCGGGCTGCGACCGCATCCTGCTTGCCGCGCTCTATCCGCAATATTCGGGTGCGACGACGGCGACGGTGGTCGACAAGGCCGCCGACAAATTGAAAGAAATGCGCTGGCAAACGAGCCTGCGAACGCTGCCGCCCTATCACGACGATCCGGCCTATATCGACGCGCTGGCGCAGGACCTTACCCGCCAGCTGGACGCGCTCGATTTCGAGCCTGAGGTCCTGCTGCTGAGCTTCCACGGAATGCCGCAGCGCACGCTGGAACTGGGCGATCCGTACCATTGTCACTGCCAGAAGACCGCGCGCCTGTTGCAGGAAAAAATGGCAGGCAGGGTGCCGCGCTTCCGCGTCACTTTCCAGTCGCGCTTCGGCCCCGCCAAGTGGCTCGAACCGGCGACCGATACGGTTATTTCCGAGGAAGCCGCCAAGGGCACCAAACGGCTCGCCATCGCGGCTCCGGGCTTTTCCGCCGACTGCCTGGAAACGCTGGAGGAACTGGCGATCCAGGGCCGCGAGCAATTCGAAGAGGAAGGAGGCGAGAAATTCGCTGCGCTGTCCTGCCTCAACACCTCCGACGCGGGGCTCCACATGCTCGAGACGATCTTGAAGCGTGAGCTTTCGGGGTGGATTAACTTCTGA
- a CDS encoding molybdopterin cofactor-binding domain-containing protein: MDIREKLKDIEVSRRKLLIGAAAGGGLLVAWTLWPRSYPSPLRAGEGEALFGGWLVIGRDGVVTVAVPQLEMGQGIGTVLAQVAATELGADWRQVGIEPTPPAGHFANLPLAARWSALWSGMPSWAEDQDDWLVERFAHRNDFNATACGTSLAAYEMPLRQAAATARDMLTRAAADRWDVEPEECEVVEGFVINGENRLPFGELVAEASELDPPDPAPIRPVAAFEEPIPGEADGSTLFPRLDLPSKVDGTHVFAADVRLPGMVFASIRHGPIGLPELLRFDESKVAGMRGLRTVVTSKRWIAAVADSWWIADEALARMRPQFTGPGALEQIVLDTEMERAIGGSDDLAERIVTIGDPDGMMGTPDLVRRYGFAAAAHAPLETASATARYEGGRLDLWIASQAPAEARDAAARAIGISASDVVLYPVSAGGSFDARLEKQQAIEVAQIAEQVGRPVQLTWSRAQDFQAVPPRPPVSIEVSASRGAQGQPAALRTRVTAPSAMLEMGARLFDNLVPEAAQGKADGVADSLMVEGAVPPYGIGNVAVEHVPATITLPVGRMRGGANAWTAFAIESFIDEMAADAGRDPFLYRMAMLGGAPRMAETLRRATRLGDWDGGREGSGQGVAMLKMGEDPASSGYIACVAQVAPGEGRVRVSRLSVAVDIGRIVNLDIARQQIEGGLLFGIALAMGSPLTFTDGHPVPKRFEGMGLPRLADCPEIVVDFISSEAEPFDPGELGVAVAAPAIANAIHASTGARPQRLPLFSEGL, translated from the coding sequence ATGGATATCCGAGAGAAGCTGAAAGACATCGAGGTATCGCGGCGCAAGCTGCTGATCGGCGCCGCTGCCGGCGGCGGACTGCTCGTCGCATGGACGCTCTGGCCGCGTAGCTACCCCAGTCCCTTGCGGGCCGGCGAGGGCGAGGCGCTGTTCGGCGGCTGGCTGGTGATAGGTCGCGACGGCGTCGTGACGGTCGCTGTACCCCAGCTCGAAATGGGGCAGGGTATCGGCACGGTTCTGGCACAGGTTGCGGCAACCGAACTGGGCGCCGACTGGCGGCAGGTGGGGATCGAACCGACCCCGCCCGCAGGACATTTCGCCAACCTCCCGCTTGCCGCGAGGTGGTCCGCGCTCTGGTCGGGCATGCCGTCATGGGCAGAGGACCAGGACGATTGGCTGGTCGAACGCTTCGCGCACCGCAACGACTTCAACGCGACGGCCTGCGGCACCAGCCTTGCCGCTTACGAGATGCCGCTGCGACAGGCCGCCGCCACCGCTCGCGACATGCTGACCCGCGCCGCTGCCGACCGCTGGGATGTCGAGCCCGAGGAATGCGAAGTGGTCGAGGGCTTCGTCATCAATGGCGAAAACCGGCTCCCCTTCGGCGAACTGGTGGCCGAGGCTTCTGAGCTAGACCCGCCCGACCCTGCGCCCATCCGGCCCGTCGCAGCCTTCGAGGAACCGATCCCGGGCGAGGCCGATGGATCGACGCTCTTCCCGCGACTCGACCTTCCATCCAAGGTCGATGGCACACATGTCTTTGCCGCCGACGTGCGCTTGCCGGGCATGGTCTTTGCCTCGATCCGGCACGGTCCGATCGGCCTGCCCGAACTGCTCCGCTTCGATGAGAGCAAGGTCGCCGGCATGCGCGGCCTGCGCACCGTCGTGACGTCGAAACGCTGGATTGCCGCGGTGGCCGACAGCTGGTGGATCGCCGATGAGGCGCTTGCCCGCATGAGGCCGCAGTTCACGGGCCCCGGCGCGCTCGAGCAGATCGTCCTCGATACCGAGATGGAACGGGCGATCGGAGGTTCGGACGATCTTGCAGAGCGGATCGTCACCATCGGCGATCCCGACGGCATGATGGGCACGCCCGATCTCGTCCGGCGCTATGGTTTTGCAGCTGCTGCCCATGCGCCCCTGGAAACCGCGAGTGCGACGGCGCGCTACGAGGGTGGGCGGCTGGATCTGTGGATTGCCTCGCAGGCACCAGCCGAAGCGCGCGATGCCGCGGCCAGGGCTATCGGTATTTCGGCCAGCGATGTCGTACTGTACCCGGTTTCTGCTGGCGGAAGTTTCGATGCGCGGCTCGAGAAGCAGCAAGCGATCGAAGTCGCGCAGATTGCGGAGCAGGTCGGACGTCCGGTCCAGTTGACGTGGAGCCGCGCGCAGGATTTCCAGGCCGTCCCGCCGCGCCCGCCGGTATCGATCGAAGTGTCGGCTTCGAGGGGCGCACAAGGCCAGCCTGCCGCTCTGCGGACCCGCGTCACGGCCCCTTCCGCCATGCTGGAGATGGGCGCGCGCTTGTTCGACAATCTCGTGCCGGAAGCTGCCCAAGGCAAAGCCGATGGCGTGGCGGACTCCTTGATGGTGGAGGGCGCCGTGCCTCCTTATGGCATCGGCAATGTGGCCGTCGAACATGTGCCGGCCACGATCACGCTTCCCGTTGGCCGGATGCGCGGAGGCGCGAATGCCTGGACGGCCTTCGCGATCGAGAGTTTCATCGACGAAATGGCCGCAGATGCCGGCCGCGATCCTTTCCTCTACCGCATGGCCATGCTGGGCGGAGCGCCGCGCATGGCGGAAACGCTCCGCCGCGCGACAAGGCTTGGCGACTGGGACGGGGGCCGCGAAGGCTCCGGACAGGGCGTGGCGATGCTGAAGATGGGTGAAGATCCGGCAAGCTCCGGATACATCGCCTGCGTCGCGCAGGTCGCTCCCGGCGAAGGGCGGGTGCGGGTTTCGCGCCTCAGCGTCGCGGTCGATATCGGACGGATCGTCAACCTCGATATCGCTCGCCAGCAGATCGAGGGCGGGCTGCTGTTCGGTATCGCGCTGGCGATGGGTAGCCCGCTCACTTTCACCGACGGGCACCCCGTACCCAAGCGATTCGAGGGAATGGGCCTGCCGCGCCTTGCCGATTGCCCCGAGATCGTGGTCGATTTCATTTCCAGCGAAGCGGAACCGTTTGATCCCGGCGAACTTGGTGTGGCGGTGGCGGCTCCGGCCATTGCCAATGCCATTCACGCAAGTACCGGTGCAAGACCGCAGCGGTTGCCGCTGTTTTCGGAGGGATTATGA